The following coding sequences lie in one Chlamydiales bacterium genomic window:
- the kdsA gene encoding 3-deoxy-8-phosphooctulonate synthase — MKSVKIKDFYIGSATPLAIMSGPCVIESEEHCLRAAETLKNIFSKRDINLIFKSSYDKANRSANDTFRGPGLQEGLRILERVQKELDLPIITDVHSPEEAKIAGAVCDIIQIPAFLCRQTDLILAAGATKAAINVKKGQFMAPWDMGNVVDKLLSTGNDRIILTDRGTSFGYNNLVCDMKAIPIMQKFGYPVCFDASHAVQLPGGLGKSTGGQREFIPTLAKAAIAAGCNCLFIESHPSPASAKSDASSVLDFKDLPSLLWQLEMLYKTCLLTPPKDL, encoded by the coding sequence ATGAAAAGCGTGAAAATTAAAGATTTTTATATTGGATCCGCAACCCCTCTTGCCATTATGTCAGGTCCTTGCGTAATCGAAAGTGAAGAGCATTGCTTAAGAGCTGCGGAAACTTTAAAAAATATTTTCTCTAAGCGTGATATAAATCTTATTTTTAAATCAAGTTACGACAAAGCAAACAGGTCAGCAAACGATACCTTTCGAGGTCCCGGCCTTCAAGAGGGCCTACGTATACTAGAGCGCGTACAAAAAGAGCTCGATTTGCCAATAATTACAGATGTTCACTCACCAGAAGAAGCAAAAATTGCAGGGGCTGTTTGCGACATCATCCAAATTCCTGCTTTCCTATGCAGGCAAACAGACCTGATCCTTGCTGCAGGAGCCACCAAAGCTGCTATTAATGTAAAAAAAGGGCAATTTATGGCTCCTTGGGACATGGGAAATGTTGTAGACAAACTTTTATCCACTGGTAACGACCGCATTATCTTGACAGACAGAGGCACATCTTTTGGCTATAACAACTTGGTCTGTGATATGAAGGCAATTCCCATCATGCAAAAGTTTGGCTACCCAGTATGTTTTGATGCATCTCACGCTGTACAACTGCCAGGAGGCCTTGGTAAAAGCACTGGAGGCCAAAGAGAGTTCATTCCAACACTTGCAAAAGCTGCCATTGCTGCTGGCTGTAATTGCCTTTTTATTGAATCCCATCCAAGTCCAGCCAGTGCAAAAAGCGATGCCTCTAGCGTGCTTGACTTCAAAGACTTACCCTCGCTTCTTTGGCAATTAGAAATGCTTTATAAAACATGTCTACTTACTCCCCCGAAGGATCTGTGA
- the lptB gene encoding LPS export ABC transporter ATP-binding protein: MSILLNVNSLVKSYQGRRVVDGLSFEIQKGEVVGLLGPNGAGKTTAFYMTMGLIRPDEGSVVFNDTDVTHYPMHKRALMGMGYLAQEPSIFRNLTVEENLLCILETQNLSTKEQKLRLQQLLEELHLEHLAKKNANALSGGERRRLEITRSLITNPSCLLLDEPFANIDPISINDVQTLIRHLAAKQISVLITDHNAREIFAIADRCYLVQAGKVSLSGTVNTLITSEEAKKTYLGQSFKL; this comes from the coding sequence ATGTCTATCCTTTTAAATGTAAACAGTCTGGTTAAAAGCTATCAAGGAAGACGCGTTGTAGATGGTCTTTCTTTTGAAATTCAAAAAGGTGAAGTAGTAGGTCTTCTAGGGCCCAATGGCGCTGGAAAGACAACCGCCTTCTACATGACAATGGGTCTTATTCGCCCAGATGAGGGCAGTGTAGTTTTTAATGATACAGACGTAACACACTATCCCATGCATAAACGAGCCCTTATGGGAATGGGATACTTAGCACAAGAACCCTCTATTTTTCGTAACCTGACTGTGGAGGAGAATTTACTTTGTATCCTAGAGACACAAAACCTCTCTACCAAAGAACAAAAATTACGTTTACAACAGCTCTTAGAAGAGCTTCACCTGGAACACCTTGCAAAGAAAAATGCCAATGCTCTCTCTGGTGGGGAGCGAAGACGACTTGAAATCACAAGGTCTTTAATCACCAATCCTTCCTGTTTGCTACTTGATGAGCCCTTTGCTAACATCGACCCTATTTCTATCAATGATGTGCAAACACTCATCAGACACCTTGCAGCAAAACAAATTTCTGTACTCATCACTGATCACAATGCAAGAGAAATTTTTGCCATCGCTGATCGCTGTTACCTTGTACAGGCAGGAAAAGTCTCTCTTTCGGGAACAGTGAATACTCTCATTACAAGCGAAGAAGCAAAAAAAACTTATCTTGGCCAATCTTTTAAACTTTAA
- a CDS encoding macro domain-containing protein, which yields MDIRSLYNNPNITGEAWLTPFKKCSTELKHNQEGNIFSRVTHAVFYFFATAATFLLVPVGMLVKWSASSSNLITAPPLPEQIIEEKFIIRNVHEYPKELSNSDKLTVAALFPEATKTEIETEQSLAAPTQATQDKQLTISLHPEFSISIRGQDLFASGAEVIVNAANTHLGGGGGIDGLIHKKGAAEYSTEHRKLQTTYKASYIRGHAAIIDSGELKAKGIHKVIVVAGPEGPQTDNEKENALYSCYYNSCVLAHQEGIKSIAFPSISTGIFRYPQDKAAQISLRALHDFIHDYPDTSLKTISIHFLDDPKLKENLNPYKEAAKFSKVE from the coding sequence ATGGATATCAGAAGTTTATACAATAACCCCAACATTACTGGGGAAGCATGGCTTACACCTTTTAAAAAATGCTCGACTGAATTAAAACACAATCAAGAGGGTAACATTTTCAGCCGTGTAACCCACGCCGTGTTTTACTTTTTTGCTACCGCTGCAACTTTTTTATTGGTACCAGTTGGAATGCTTGTCAAGTGGTCTGCATCTTCTAGCAATCTTATAACAGCGCCGCCTTTACCAGAACAGATTATAGAAGAGAAGTTTATTATTCGCAATGTACATGAATATCCAAAAGAGTTATCTAATAGCGATAAACTCACTGTAGCTGCACTATTTCCAGAAGCAACAAAAACAGAAATTGAAACAGAACAATCTCTTGCAGCTCCCACACAAGCAACTCAAGACAAACAGCTTACAATTTCTTTACATCCTGAATTCTCTATTTCCATCCGTGGGCAAGATTTGTTTGCAAGTGGAGCAGAAGTCATTGTAAACGCTGCTAATACTCACCTTGGTGGCGGAGGCGGAATTGATGGATTAATACACAAAAAGGGTGCTGCAGAATATAGCACAGAACATAGAAAACTACAAACAACTTACAAAGCCTCCTATATCAGAGGTCATGCAGCTATCATTGACAGTGGGGAGCTCAAAGCAAAAGGTATTCACAAAGTAATTGTTGTGGCAGGCCCTGAAGGACCACAAACCGATAATGAAAAAGAGAACGCTCTCTACTCTTGTTACTACAATAGCTGCGTGCTTGCTCACCAGGAAGGCATAAAAAGCATTGCCTTTCCATCTATAAGCACAGGTATTTTTAGGTATCCACAAGATAAAGCTGCTCAAATTTCCTTGCGCGCATTACATGACTTTATACATGACTACCCAGATACTTCTCTAAAAACCATCTCTATCCATTTTTTAGACGATCCCAAACTAAAAGAAAATTTAAATCCTTACAAAGAGGCTGCTAAATTTTCAAAAGTAGAATAG
- the ndk gene encoding nucleoside-diphosphate kinase — translation MEQTLSIVKPDAVAKNHIGAIIDRFEQAGLKVIAAKMLHLTKHQAEEFYAIHKSRPFFKALVDFMISGPVLVQVLEGSNAVQKNRDIMGATNPKEAAAGTIRADFAKNIDENAVHGSDAKDTAAVEIAFFFKKDEICPRVR, via the coding sequence ATCGAACAAACATTATCTATTGTTAAGCCAGACGCTGTTGCAAAAAACCATATCGGTGCAATTATCGATCGCTTTGAGCAAGCAGGACTTAAAGTTATCGCTGCAAAGATGCTTCATTTAACAAAGCATCAAGCAGAAGAATTTTATGCTATCCATAAGAGTCGCCCTTTTTTTAAAGCGCTTGTTGATTTCATGATTTCTGGGCCTGTATTAGTTCAAGTGCTAGAAGGATCTAACGCAGTGCAAAAGAATCGCGACATCATGGGGGCAACAAACCCAAAAGAAGCTGCTGCTGGCACAATTCGCGCAGATTTTGCTAAGAATATAGATGAAAATGCGGTGCACGGCTCAGATGCGAAAGATACTGCTGCAGTTGAAATTGCTTTTTTCTTTAAAAAAGATGAGATCTGCCCACGCGTAAGATAA
- a CDS encoding ankyrin repeat domain-containing protein, translating into MSSSISSSVTDSSNVNIDTFLKIYKELKPLTTAYKDAEGRSIQLWKTGQCSLIGAIFDKQGHLSIIPGERIRNPLNRKQIPSELVECLESLPIHRWDIIYDTHALALTIWPHLQAEGKKHYLFQVSEKLSMLEAGQRDAVKVEGLPDGRIRYYGEEKPARTPGLTRGSCHVTEYDVKKGIVRTWRECYDHSGKVNRIHPKGLHGRDIVRPHYPPTAKDLAAMAARKQDASLNNKSPTTLKKTAQQEKNGGSSSGGTSGRDTIESENSERVRKFIDGFAFFKGVGRRPSGPTLGQFRQLLQQTGLVRSYNAVHPHNSMPEKGMASGDIGGVACSTSYIKGLFEGPEALFEEDHFFVFPTLPNGNMPFTNAQLREVLRELAVGIYVHSTIPFFSLHFREDGSDLFPVIHPAYERTLVGRVISMLDYIMKGYLNGGVYKEEFIDNWHLNPDWETREGFADESLIDFRAYCQEYMNGADQSYISLSSLNQIIEEDPFIPEVLRSFGGFKNAFRIIAKQNSIQKEGNLFVIDGDFDVFYDINPPPEYKVALEEHVRKYGCQPSSYVQMEELYKLEAMRIHDHMVKMPLCRQYFALLSVINFFASYFSTLKAHRRVPSLSMIQSVLPKGSPPLFPHLPVILKRPEDLKCNMHVVLKDVLRIHEEALFGYFKGLFGHIVDEKEEDFNPLGKSHLTQLLKNQLEQHVLASCSAPVRRFFQSHAERLQLNELTAQLLDELIDAFKDHVVALKGRVIAFVIRSIRKNDKNLQKEVKNFFKGIAFRNEVKVIGTFSAPFIHLPHEIPSSILKKVERVVGGCGLYLHKQHVEPSLVGETFINCNMGLFLSTPAETLTVVQDNARNSRVLFRLFNENLPYYLADDYQWMEEVFLTRPGEEAARFDARLSIQDAMREGDKEGFLRLLESVPRLEELKDRQGRSLLHLAAGYQDLFYVEKLLAQGFSIEQKDAQGYLPIHYAAMVSSSSMALLLEQNTINAASDSGATPLIVAVQHQQVDAVLLLLDKGALLTFLVGGYTTLHNALHEGNLQIINAILSSPQVTDVINTCSKEGGTPLMLACELDRKDVVDRLIALGADSGVEVQNGCTAIEIAIHRECLPVLDSLLARTTPSGIALEAVAKNGSVAIVEKLLRYLYPYRNASGDNALHIALRSGNIQVALKMIEECVDVSFLNGINIEEDTPVKIAIALGLWKVIEALRSKGVEIDPRLLLAMEYNVILKQIFDAVQFSSDELQESALIAAQVGNFQALTFIFEPKGVDLNAIRGDGGWGLLHYLAKSDGIFLFRKYLARAMDLQQPLEQDGHKTLAAIAIEYGSERVLRAILTAMKERSVSLERAFQDKHLFYLAIENHLTEVLLEIFDPDSLVHTTLDNKNSLPAHVAARIGSVKVLQYLAMHEANLSGVDDDGWTALDYAVFAEANDAVAFLLERKVPVTVMSLFQAAKQVEDSNLKLLMGYNKSSATLDEAMIQAIRAHHFTAFNRLLLNNASLSYVTTDGWTPTLLASMTGQDKILQIILRYQLQDERSVLEKSPLQWAAEKKHTHCVILLLQAGHRNVLNMPAGTHATLENEQAAVSRNFLEALNNDDLVQMERVIRSVSINRMITVDMNAHRMLGTPLQLLIRLGRDLDVSRLIPMFLNEPSLDVNLQDDKGNTLAHILLENNLSPLTLRGVDLTIKNHEGQTPVHMAAISASKTLFDEVLTYLAAHEQLYVIEEVDVEGRTPIFYAINGFQEDNVDGLLRRGVNLRHLSRHLITPLAMACTKQALRIIQKLLTYGADPNQLVTIKRISPLHIALATKNYLTVWYLLSHGANSKVMDVNGNYLMHLAAGAGLDTIMRLFCAQGIPVGIKNHAGIDSKYLAAVNGHTNTLKMILSMQRRSPLHSSLIDEPIAIPQKDSESSSDILNEATLLHLACEAGHSETAAWLLDQGASPEIQSSNGYSALAYAAVSNASSALLSTLSQFNVSRKPEHLLNAILKAIYSDNLESVKALYKKGIPINAELTEGYTGLHIACKVGALQSTAWLLLNEADSTLLCQSRETALELAAANSSYEQFRLVVEHSQMDIDHTNQQGQTLLHIAARAGNLGHIMILIKRQAQLDIPDNQGRSPLHEAARAGHAEVVRMLLACGANFYSRDSMGKFPAELIKPSDDKTLGVITLFQSLFEERVDGQSLLHVAVRSNSSLAVLFLTQTLDVDSINARDARGCSALYEAVKANLKDIVKLLLFAGALIDITDSEGHTPLWFVCLHSPSPDMAQLLVGAGVNRELQRNVLEQVRKSNISCKLEIIKILEKHL; encoded by the coding sequence ATGAGTTCTAGCATTTCCTCCTCAGTTACCGACAGTTCAAACGTCAATATTGATACGTTTTTAAAAATATACAAAGAGCTAAAACCGCTTACAACTGCATATAAAGATGCTGAAGGACGATCCATTCAGTTATGGAAAACTGGACAATGTAGTTTAATCGGAGCTATTTTTGATAAACAAGGCCATCTGAGTATAATTCCAGGGGAAAGAATTCGTAATCCTTTAAACAGGAAACAAATTCCAAGCGAATTAGTAGAATGCTTAGAAAGTTTGCCAATTCATCGCTGGGATATCATTTATGATACCCATGCGTTGGCTCTTACTATTTGGCCTCATTTGCAGGCGGAAGGGAAAAAACACTATCTTTTTCAAGTTAGTGAGAAGCTGAGCATGTTGGAAGCTGGACAGCGAGATGCTGTAAAAGTTGAAGGGCTGCCAGATGGAAGAATTAGATATTATGGAGAAGAAAAGCCTGCAAGGACTCCTGGGCTTACACGAGGATCTTGTCATGTAACGGAATATGATGTTAAAAAAGGAATAGTGCGTACTTGGAGAGAATGCTACGATCATTCAGGCAAGGTTAATCGCATTCATCCTAAAGGGTTGCATGGAAGAGACATTGTTAGACCTCACTATCCTCCTACAGCCAAAGACTTGGCTGCAATGGCAGCGCGTAAACAAGATGCTTCTTTAAATAATAAAAGCCCTACTACCCTCAAAAAAACAGCTCAGCAAGAAAAGAATGGGGGATCATCTTCTGGTGGGACCAGTGGTCGCGACACAATAGAATCTGAAAACTCAGAGCGAGTAAGAAAATTTATTGATGGGTTTGCTTTTTTTAAGGGAGTAGGAAGAAGACCTTCTGGTCCCACTTTGGGGCAGTTTAGACAGTTATTACAGCAAACAGGTCTTGTTAGATCTTACAATGCGGTGCATCCTCATAATTCGATGCCAGAAAAAGGCATGGCTTCTGGGGATATTGGAGGTGTTGCTTGTAGCACATCTTATATTAAGGGGTTATTTGAGGGGCCTGAAGCTCTTTTCGAAGAAGATCATTTCTTTGTCTTTCCAACACTGCCAAATGGAAACATGCCCTTTACAAATGCTCAATTACGCGAGGTTTTGCGCGAATTGGCAGTTGGTATTTATGTGCATAGTACAATTCCTTTCTTTAGTTTGCATTTCAGAGAAGATGGCTCCGATCTTTTCCCCGTTATCCATCCTGCATATGAGCGTACGCTTGTTGGTCGTGTTATTAGTATGCTTGACTATATCATGAAGGGATACCTCAATGGTGGTGTGTATAAAGAAGAATTTATCGATAATTGGCATCTTAATCCTGATTGGGAAACTAGAGAAGGTTTTGCGGATGAAAGTCTAATTGATTTTAGAGCCTATTGTCAGGAGTATATGAACGGTGCAGATCAATCGTATATCTCTTTGTCAAGTCTTAATCAGATTATTGAAGAAGATCCTTTTATTCCTGAAGTTTTGCGATCCTTTGGAGGATTTAAAAATGCTTTTCGCATCATTGCTAAACAAAATAGTATTCAAAAAGAGGGTAATCTTTTTGTTATTGATGGTGATTTTGATGTGTTTTATGATATTAATCCACCCCCAGAATATAAAGTGGCTCTCGAAGAACATGTGCGCAAATATGGCTGTCAGCCCTCATCTTATGTGCAAATGGAGGAGTTATATAAGTTAGAGGCTATGCGTATACATGATCATATGGTAAAGATGCCACTATGTCGCCAATATTTTGCTCTCCTCTCTGTAATTAATTTTTTTGCAAGCTATTTTTCTACCCTTAAAGCGCATCGCAGGGTTCCTTCTTTATCGATGATACAATCTGTTTTACCTAAAGGATCACCACCACTATTCCCTCATTTGCCTGTAATATTGAAGAGACCAGAAGACCTTAAATGTAATATGCATGTGGTATTAAAAGATGTGCTAAGAATACATGAAGAGGCGTTGTTTGGGTACTTTAAGGGATTATTTGGGCATATTGTAGATGAGAAGGAAGAGGATTTTAATCCTTTAGGGAAAAGTCATCTTACTCAGTTGTTAAAAAATCAATTAGAGCAGCATGTGTTAGCATCTTGTTCTGCTCCAGTGCGCCGTTTTTTTCAATCTCACGCTGAGAGGCTTCAATTGAACGAGTTGACGGCTCAGCTATTAGATGAGCTCATAGATGCTTTTAAAGATCATGTTGTTGCATTAAAGGGAAGGGTAATAGCTTTTGTCATTCGTTCAATTAGAAAAAATGATAAAAACCTTCAAAAGGAAGTGAAAAATTTTTTTAAAGGGATAGCATTCCGTAATGAAGTCAAAGTTATTGGGACATTTTCTGCCCCCTTCATACATTTACCGCATGAAATACCCTCTTCTATATTAAAAAAAGTAGAAAGGGTTGTAGGCGGATGCGGTTTGTATTTACACAAACAACATGTGGAGCCTTCATTGGTGGGCGAAACTTTTATAAATTGTAATATGGGTCTATTTCTTTCAACTCCTGCTGAAACATTAACAGTGGTCCAAGATAATGCGAGAAATTCTCGAGTCTTGTTTCGTCTATTTAATGAAAATCTACCCTATTATCTTGCAGATGATTATCAGTGGATGGAAGAGGTTTTTCTAACGCGCCCAGGAGAAGAGGCGGCAAGGTTTGATGCGCGGCTCAGCATCCAAGATGCAATGAGAGAGGGTGATAAAGAAGGTTTTTTAAGATTATTAGAGAGTGTTCCTAGACTTGAAGAATTAAAAGATAGGCAAGGAAGGAGTCTATTGCATCTGGCAGCTGGTTATCAAGACCTATTTTATGTGGAAAAACTGCTTGCACAAGGTTTTTCAATAGAACAAAAAGATGCTCAAGGATACCTTCCCATTCATTATGCAGCGATGGTTAGTAGTTCATCTATGGCTCTTTTATTAGAACAAAACACGATAAATGCGGCAAGTGATAGTGGCGCAACTCCTCTTATCGTTGCAGTTCAACATCAACAAGTAGATGCAGTTCTTTTATTACTTGATAAGGGTGCTCTGTTGACATTTCTTGTTGGAGGTTATACAACACTGCACAATGCCCTGCATGAGGGTAATTTACAGATTATTAACGCCATATTGTCATCCCCACAAGTGACAGATGTTATCAATACATGTAGCAAAGAAGGCGGAACCCCACTGATGCTTGCTTGCGAACTTGATAGAAAAGATGTAGTGGATCGATTAATAGCCTTAGGAGCAGATTCTGGTGTTGAAGTGCAAAATGGGTGTACAGCTATTGAAATAGCTATACATAGAGAGTGTTTACCAGTTCTTGATAGCTTGTTAGCAAGAACGACTCCTTCTGGTATAGCTTTAGAGGCCGTAGCTAAAAATGGTAGTGTCGCTATTGTCGAAAAGTTACTTAGATATTTGTATCCTTATAGAAATGCATCTGGCGATAATGCCCTTCATATAGCTCTTCGCTCTGGAAATATTCAAGTTGCTTTAAAAATGATTGAGGAGTGCGTTGATGTCTCATTTTTAAATGGGATAAATATAGAGGAAGATACACCCGTTAAAATAGCTATCGCTTTAGGCTTGTGGAAGGTTATTGAAGCTTTACGTAGTAAGGGTGTTGAGATCGATCCAAGGCTTCTTTTGGCAATGGAGTACAATGTTATTCTTAAGCAAATATTTGATGCTGTGCAATTTTCTTCTGACGAGTTGCAAGAATCTGCTCTTATTGCTGCACAAGTGGGTAATTTTCAGGCATTAACTTTTATATTTGAGCCGAAGGGAGTTGATCTTAATGCCATCAGAGGTGATGGAGGTTGGGGATTACTTCATTATCTGGCCAAGAGCGATGGTATTTTTTTATTTAGAAAATATCTTGCTCGTGCAATGGATTTGCAGCAGCCATTGGAACAAGATGGTCATAAAACGTTAGCAGCTATTGCAATAGAATATGGCAGTGAGCGAGTGCTAAGGGCTATATTAACGGCTATGAAAGAGAGGTCTGTTTCTTTGGAAAGAGCTTTTCAAGATAAGCACCTTTTTTATCTTGCTATTGAAAACCATCTAACTGAGGTTTTGTTAGAAATTTTTGATCCAGATAGCTTAGTTCATACGACTCTAGATAATAAAAACTCACTACCTGCTCATGTGGCAGCTCGTATTGGTTCTGTGAAAGTGCTGCAGTACTTAGCTATGCATGAGGCTAATTTATCAGGGGTAGATGATGATGGATGGACTGCGCTAGACTATGCCGTTTTTGCTGAAGCAAACGATGCAGTTGCTTTTCTTTTAGAAAGAAAAGTTCCAGTCACTGTTATGTCTTTATTCCAAGCTGCAAAGCAGGTAGAGGATAGTAATTTAAAACTTCTTATGGGTTATAATAAGTCATCTGCAACTTTAGATGAAGCTATGATACAAGCTATCAGAGCTCATCATTTTACTGCTTTTAATCGCCTTCTTTTAAACAATGCTTCCTTATCATATGTTACAACGGACGGATGGACACCCACATTGCTTGCAAGCATGACAGGGCAGGATAAAATTTTGCAGATTATTCTGCGTTATCAGTTGCAAGATGAGCGCTCTGTTTTAGAAAAGAGCCCTTTACAGTGGGCTGCAGAAAAAAAACATACGCACTGTGTGATTCTTTTACTTCAAGCAGGTCACAGAAATGTTCTTAATATGCCTGCAGGCACGCATGCAACACTTGAAAATGAGCAAGCAGCTGTCAGTCGTAATTTTTTAGAGGCCTTAAACAATGATGATCTAGTCCAAATGGAAAGAGTTATAAGAAGTGTTTCTATCAATAGAATGATAACTGTAGATATGAATGCTCACAGGATGTTGGGAACTCCTTTGCAGCTTCTTATTCGCTTAGGTAGGGATTTAGATGTGAGTCGTTTGATTCCTATGTTTTTAAACGAGCCTAGTTTGGATGTTAATCTTCAAGACGATAAAGGTAATACTCTTGCTCATATTCTCTTAGAAAATAATTTATCTCCCCTTACGTTAAGGGGTGTTGATTTGACTATAAAGAATCATGAAGGGCAAACACCAGTACATATGGCCGCAATAAGTGCAAGTAAGACTCTTTTCGATGAAGTTCTTACTTACTTAGCAGCTCATGAGCAATTATACGTAATTGAAGAGGTAGATGTTGAAGGAAGAACACCTATTTTTTATGCTATCAATGGCTTTCAAGAAGACAATGTGGATGGATTATTGAGGCGAGGGGTTAACTTAAGGCATCTGAGTCGCCATCTTATCACTCCTCTTGCTATGGCTTGTACTAAACAAGCATTAAGAATAATACAGAAATTATTAACTTATGGAGCAGATCCTAATCAACTGGTAACGATTAAGCGTATTTCACCTTTGCACATTGCTTTAGCTACAAAGAATTATCTTACAGTCTGGTATCTGCTCTCTCATGGGGCTAATTCTAAAGTTATGGATGTCAATGGAAACTATCTAATGCATTTAGCTGCAGGAGCAGGTTTAGATACGATTATGCGTCTGTTTTGTGCTCAAGGAATTCCTGTGGGTATAAAAAATCATGCAGGTATAGATTCTAAATATTTAGCAGCTGTAAATGGCCATACCAATACGCTTAAAATGATTTTATCAATGCAAAGACGCTCGCCTTTACATAGTAGCTTAATTGATGAACCCATTGCAATTCCACAGAAGGATTCTGAATCTTCCTCTGATATACTAAATGAAGCTACACTGCTTCATTTGGCTTGTGAGGCTGGCCATTCAGAAACAGCTGCTTGGCTACTTGATCAAGGGGCCAGTCCAGAAATTCAGTCTAGCAATGGCTATAGCGCGCTTGCTTATGCGGCAGTAAGTAATGCATCAAGTGCTTTATTATCTACTTTAAGTCAATTTAATGTATCAAGAAAACCTGAACATCTTTTAAATGCCATTCTGAAGGCTATTTATTCTGATAATTTAGAATCTGTTAAAGCCCTTTATAAGAAGGGTATACCTATTAATGCAGAGTTAACAGAGGGTTATACAGGTCTTCATATTGCCTGCAAAGTAGGAGCTTTGCAAAGCACAGCCTGGTTATTACTTAATGAAGCTGACAGCACTCTTTTATGTCAATCAAGAGAAACTGCATTGGAGTTAGCAGCTGCAAATTCCTCTTATGAGCAGTTTCGCTTAGTTGTTGAACATTCTCAAATGGATATAGACCATACTAATCAGCAAGGACAGACCTTATTACATATCGCTGCAAGAGCTGGTAATCTTGGCCATATTATGATTTTGATAAAACGTCAAGCTCAATTAGATATCCCTGATAACCAAGGAAGATCGCCACTTCATGAAGCTGCAAGAGCAGGTCATGCAGAAGTTGTTCGCATGTTACTTGCTTGTGGAGCAAATTTTTATTCAAGAGATAGTATGGGTAAATTTCCAGCTGAGTTAATAAAGCCCTCAGATGATAAGACTCTAGGGGTCATAACCCTGTTTCAATCACTTTTTGAAGAAAGAGTTGATGGTCAGTCATTACTTCATGTGGCTGTTCGAAGTAATTCTTCTTTAGCTGTATTATTCCTTACTCAGACTTTGGATGTGGATAGCATTAATGCACGTGATGCGAGAGGCTGTTCTGCCTTATACGAGGCTGTAAAGGCAAATTTAAAAGATATTGTAAAATTACTTCTGTTTGCTGGAGCGTTAATTGATATTACAGATTCTGAAGGACATACACCGTTATGGTTTGTTTGCCTGCATTCTCCAAGTCCCGATATGGCTCAATTACTAGTTGGAGCAGGAGTAAATCGAGAATTACAACGCAATGTTCTTGAGCAGGTTAGAAAAAGCAATATCTCTTGTAAGCTTGAAATAATAAAAATTTTGGAGAAACATTTATGA